A single region of the Ziziphus jujuba cultivar Dongzao chromosome 10, ASM3175591v1 genome encodes:
- the LOC107411325 gene encoding E3 SUMO-protein ligase SIZ1 — MDLVTSCKEKLAYFRIKELKDVLTQLGLSKQGKKQDLVDRILAILSDEQVSKMWAKKNAVGKEQVAKLVDDTYRKMQVSGATDLASKGQCVSDSSNVKIKGEIDDSFLPDTKIRCLCGNSLETESMIKCEDSRCHVWQHISCVIIPEKPMEGNAPVPEVFYCEICRLSRADPFWVTVAHPLSPVKLVTTNMPTDGTNPVQSVEKTFQLNRADKDLLSKQEHDVQAWCMLLNDKVPFRMQWPQYADLQVNGMPVRAINRPGSQLLGANGRDDGPIITAYTKDGFNKISLTGCDARIFCLGVRIVKRRTVQQILNSIPKETDGERFEDALARVRRCVGGGTTTDNADSDSDLEVVADSFVVNLRCPMSGSRMKVSGRFKPCVHMGCFDLEVFVEMNQRSRKWQCPICLKNYSLENVIIDPYFNCITSMMRHCAEDVTEIEVKPDGSWRVKAKSEIERKELGVVGQWHFPDGTLCVSNDGEEKLKADLLKQVKQEGVSEGHTGLKLGIRKNRNGFWEVSKPDDMITSSGNILPQNFGNHEQRVIPMSSSATGSGRDDEDPSVNQDGGGNFDFSTNNGVEMETISLNVDSAFGVADQNPSAPVGDAEVIVLSDSDEDNDIFISSGSVYRNHRTDGGGVNFSVPPPVMTDSYPDDPTLVTSGSPCLGLFNGNDDEFGMPLWHLPPANQAGPGFQLFGSDADVSDALVELQHGTINCSTSMNGYTLAPDPTMGTATLAPNSSVGRSDTDINDGLLDNPLPFAGDDPALQIFLPTRPSDVSMQSHFRDQADMSNGGVRTEDWISLRLGDGASGSGSNGESVTPNGLNSKQQVSSREGVIDSLPDPASLLLGMNDARSDKASRQRSDSPFSFPRQKRSVRPRLYLSIDSDSE; from the exons TTTCTAAAATGTGGGCAAAGAAGAATGCTGTTGGAAAGGAACAGGTTGCAAAATTAGTAGATGACACCTATAG AAAAATGCAGGTGTCTGGGGCTACTGATTTAGCATCAAAGGGACAGTGTGTTTCAGATAGCAGTAATGTGAAAATTAAAGGTGAAATTGATGACTCCTTTCTGCCAGATACCAAGATTCGCTGTCTTTGTGGGAATTCATTGGAAACAGAGTCAATGATCAAG TGTGAGGATTCAAGATGCCATGTTTGGCAGCACATTAGTTGTGTCATAATTCCGGAGAAACCTATGGAAGGCAATGCACCGGTTCCGGAAGTattttattgtgaaatttgtcgACTCAGTCGGGCTGACCC TTTTTGGGTAACAGTAGCACATCCTTTGTCTCCTGTGAAGTTGGTCACTACGAATATGCCAACTGATGG CACGAATCCAGTTCAGAGTGTGGAGAAAACATTTCAACTCAATAGGGCAGACAAGGATTTATTATCAAAACAGGAGCATGATGTTCAg GCTTGGTGCATGCTTTTAAATGACAAAGTTCCATTCAGGATGCAGTGGCCACAGTATGCGGACTTACAGGTCAACG GTATGCCTGTACGTGCAATTAATAGACCAGGCTCTCAACTTCTTGGTGCTAATGGTCGTGATGATGGTCCAATT ATCACAGCATACACTAAAGATGGATTTAATAAGATCTCCTTAACTGGATGTGATGCTCGCATTTTCTGTTTAGGGGTTCGAATTGTGAAGCGCCGAACTGTTCAACAG ATACTTAACTCAATTCCTAAGGAGACTGATGGTGAGCGTTTTGAAGATGCTCTTGCTCGTGTTCGTCGTTGCGTTGGTGGTGGAACAACAACTGACAATGCTGATAGTGACAGTGACTTGGAAGTTGTTGCCGATTCTTTTGTTGTCAATCTACGTTGTCCG ATGAGTGGTTCAAGAATGAAGGTATCTGGAAGGTTCAAACCTTGTGTTCACATGGGCTGTTTTGATCTTGAAGTTTTTGTGGAAATGAATCAACGTTCAAGAAAG TGGCAGTGCCCTATTTGTCTCAAGAACTATTCCTTGGAGAATGTCATTATTGACCCATATTTCAACTGCATCACCTCAATG ATGAGGCATTGTGCAGAGGATGTAACAGAGATTGAGGTGAAGCCTGATGGTTCTTGGCGAGTAAAGGCTAAAAGTGAAATTGAACGGAAGGAGCTTGGAGTTGTTGGTCAATGGCATTTTCCAGATGGTACGCTTTGTGTCTCTAATGATGGAGAAGAAAAACTAAAAGCAGACTTGTTGAAGCAGGTCAAACAGGAAGGTGTTTCAGAAGGTCATACTGGCTTGAAACTTGGAATCAGGAAGAATCGGAATGGGTTTTGGGAGGTTAGCAAACCTGATGATATGATCACATCTTCCGGTAACATACTACCACAGAACTTTGGAAATCATGAGCAAAGGGTTATCCCAATGAGCAGCAGTGCAACCGGAAGTGGTAGGGATGATGAAGATCCAAGTGTAAATCAGGATGGAGGTGGGAATTTTGATTTCTCCACCAACAATGGAGTTGAGATGGAAACTATTTCTCTTAATGTTGATTCTGCATTTGGAGTTGCTGACCAAAACCCTTCTGCACCAGTAGGGGATGCAGAAGTTATTGTACTTAGTGATTCTGATGAAGACAATGACATCTTCATTTCTTCTGGATCTGTGTACAGAAATCATCGAACTGATGGTGGTGGGGTTAATTTTTCAGTGCCACCTCCTGTTATGACGGATTCGTACCCAGATGATCCTACTCTTGTTACTAGTGGGAGCCCGTGCTTAGGTCTTTTTAATGGCAATGATGATGAATTTGGGATGCCATTGTGGCATTTACCTCCTGCAAATCAAGCAGGCCCAGGTTTCCAATTGTTTGGTTCTGATGCAGATGTTTCGGACGCTCTAGTTGAACTGCAACATGGTACAATCAATTGTTCCACATCCATGAATGGCTACACATTGGCTCCAGACCCTACCATGGGAACTGCTACTCTAGCCCCAAATTCTTCTGTTGGTCGTTCAGATACTGATATAAATGATGGCTTATTAGATAATCCCTTGCCATTTGCTGGGGATGATCCCGCTCTTCAGATATTTCTTCCCACAAGGCCTTCAGATGTATCTATGCAGTCTCACTTTAGAGATCAGGCTGATATGTCAAATGGTGGTGTCCGTACTGAGGATTGGATATCTCTTCGGCTTGGTGATGGTGCCAGTGGCAGTGGCAGTAATGGTGAGTCAGTAACTCCAAATGGATTGAATTCGAAGCAGCAAGTTTCATCCCGAGAAGGTGTCATAGATTCCTTGCCTGATCCTG CCTCTTTGCTTCTTGGTATGAATGATGCTAGATCTGACAAGGCTAGTAGACAGAGATCAGATAGTCCTTTCTCATTTCCTCGACAAAAACGTTCTGTAAGGCCAAGATTGTATCTATCAATTGACTCAGACTCTGAATAG